The following are encoded together in the Stegostoma tigrinum isolate sSteTig4 chromosome 20, sSteTig4.hap1, whole genome shotgun sequence genome:
- the LOC125462055 gene encoding interferon-induced protein with tetratricopeptide repeats 5-like, with product MMSDKQKVSLKVKLDQLQCHFTWAPQQETIDLDDLKQRLEDSIQTNVKPQARLYNQLAFINCLQENCAEAIQNLKEAEKILKENYKDEFEQRMIITYGNYAWVYYHMERLEEAQSYLDKLETVCKLFPEASRFTAMIPEVYGEKGWSLLKSAGQYYEEAKDCFKKALEKDPDNIEWNIGYATVLSRLEAFSGTPESRGPMESVKQFRRVLELDPDHTEAMVLLALKLQEFSQEEEAFTLVERALQKSPDLPHVLRYAAKFYRNNGDVEKALKVLKTAMEITPSSTFLHHQIGLCYRKKLMSLLKNPLSRRLHNPAFQQKTELIKLCKSHFKKAFEHRPLTFIRAQLDFAGICSINEEYPEAEKIYTNLLKLKDIRPENRQAICLQAGLFQLYQKRTESKAIAHFLEGMKVDYNSVERKKCRDNLERIATRRLHRNTRDSQALGVLGFLHQLDGKKRKAIEYFEKALEFDQGNEEYLSALCELRLSI from the exons ATGATGAG TGACAAACAGAAGGTTTCGTTGAAAGTGAAGCTTGATCAGCTTCAATGTCACTTTACGTGGGCCCCACAGCAAGAAACCATTGACTTGgatgatctgaaacaaagactAGAAGATTCAATACAGACAAATGTGAAACCTCAAGCCAGATTGTACAACCAACTTGCTTTTATAAATTGTCTGCAAGAAAACTGTGCAGAGGCAATTCAGAATTTAAAGGAAGCTGAAAAGATTCTAAAGGAGAATTATAAAGATGAATTTGAACAAAGAATGATCATCACCTATGGAAACTATGCCTGGGTTTATTATCACATGGAACGACTGGAAGAGGCTCAGTCCTACCTCGACAAGCTGGAGACGGTCTGTAAACTATTTCCTGAAGCCTCCCGGTTTACAGCAATGATACCCGAGGTTTATGGGGAGAAGGGTTGGTCACTGTTGAAATCTGCTGGCCAATATTATGAAGAGgcaaaggactgttttaaaaaggCTTTGGAGAAGGATCCTGACAACATTGAGTGGAACATTGGTTATGCTACTGTTCTGTCTCGCCTGGAAGCATTTTCTGGGACCCCAGAGAGTCGTGGTCCCATGGAATCAGTGAAACAATTTAGGCGTGTGCTGGAGCTTGATCCTGATCATACTGAAGCCATGGTGCTGTTAGCTTTAAAACTACAAGAGTTCAGTCAAGAGGAGGAAGCATTCACATTGGTGGAGAGAGCATTGCAGAAGTCCCCTGATCTCCCACACGTGCTTCGATACGCTGCCAAGTTTTACAGAAACAATGGAGATGTTGAAAAAGCTTTGAAAGTGTTGAAGACAGCAATGGAAATTACTCCAAGCTCCACCTTCTTGCACCATCAAATCGGCCTGTGCTACAGAAAGAAACTAATGTCACTGCTCAAAAATCCACTCAGTAGAAGGCTCCACAATCCTGCTTttcaacagaaaactgaattgatCAAACTTTGCAAGTctcattttaaaaaggcatttgagcATCGGCCCTTAACCTTTATTCGGGCACAACTGGATTTTGCAGGAATATGTTCAATAAATGAAGAGTATCCTGAAGCAGAGAAGATCTACACCAATCTCCTGAAACTGAAAGATATCCGTCCTGAGAATAGGCAAGCAATATGTTTACAGGCTGGATTATTTCAACTGTATCAGAAAAGAACAGAATCAAAAGCCATCGCCCATTTTCTGGAAGGAATGAAAGTTGATTATAATTCAGTGGAAAGAAAAAAGTGCCGTGACAATTTGGAGAGGATCGCAACAAGACGACTTCACAGGAACACACGAGATAGTCAGGCCCTGGGTGTTCTTGGCTTCCTGCATCAACTGGATGGGAAGAAGCGCAAAGCCATTGAATACTTTGAAAAGGCCTTGGAATTTGATCAAGGCAATGAAGAATATCTCAGTGCTCTTTGTGAATTACGCCTTTCCATCTAG
- the LOC132210786 gene encoding interferon-induced protein with tetratricopeptide repeats 5-like: MSAREKESFKVNLDQLQCHFTWNPKKKNIDLHDLKQRLEDSIQTNVKPQARLYNQLAFINCLQGNCEKAIQNLKEAEKILKENYKDEFEKRMIITYGNYAWVYYHMERLEEAQSYLDKLETVCKLFPEASQFTAMIPEVYGEKGWSLLKSAGQYYEEAKECFKKALEKDPDNIEWNIGYATVLSRLEAFSGTPESREPTQSVKQFRRVLELDPDHTEAMVLLALKLQEFSQEEEAFTLVERALQKSPDLPHVLRYAAKFYRNNGDVEKALKVLKTAMEITPNSTFLHHQIGLCYRKKLMSLLKNPLSRNPLDPAFQQKTELIKLCKSHFKKAFEHRPLTFIKAQLDFAGICSINEEYPEAEKIYTNLLKLKDIRPENRQAICLQAGLFQLYQKRTESKAIAHFLEGMKVDYNSVERKKCRENLERIATRRLHRNTRDSQALGVLGFLHQLDGKKRKAIEYFEKALEFDQGNEEYLSALCELRLSI, from the coding sequence tgccagagaGAAGGAGTCGTTCAAAGTGAATCTTGATCAGCTTCAATGTCACTTCACATGGAatccaaagaaaaaaaacattgacttgcatgatctgaaacaaagactAGAAGATTCAATACAGACAAATGTGAAACCTCAAGCCAGATTGTACAACCAACTTGCTTTTATAAATTGTCTGCAAGGAAACTGTGAAAAGGCAATTCAGAATTTAAAGGAAGCTGAAAAGATTCTAAAGGAGAATTATAAAGATGAATTTGAAAAAAGAATGATCATCACCTATGGAAACTATGCCTGGGTTTATTATCACATGGAACGACTGGAAGAGGCTCAGTCCTACCTCGACAAGCTGGAGACGGTCTGTAAACTATTTCCTGAAGCCTCCCAGTTTACAGCAATGATACCCGAGGTTTATGGGGAGAAGGGTTGGTCACTGTTGAAATCTGCTGGCCAATATTATGAAGAGGCaaaggaatgttttaaaaaggCTTTGGAGAAAGATCCTGACAACATTGAGTGGAACATTGGTTATGCTACTGTTCTGTCTCGCCTGGAAGCATTTTCTGGGACCCCAGAGAGTCGAGAGCCCACTCAGTCAGTGAAACAATTTAGGCGTGTGCTGGAGCTTGACCCTGATCATACTGAAGCCATGGTGCTGTTAGCTTTAAAACTACAAGAGTTCAGTCAAGAGGAGGAAGCATTCACATTGGTGGAGAGAGCATTGCAGAAGTCCCCTGATCTCCCACATGTGCTTCGATATGCTGCCAAGTTTTACAGAAACAATGGAGATGTTGAAAAAGCTTTGAAAGTGTTGAAGACAGCAATGGAAATTACTCCAAACTCCACCTTCTTGCACCATCAAATCGGCCTGTGCTACAGAAAGAAACTAATGTCACTGCTCAAAAATCCACTCAGTAGAAATCCCCTTGATCCTGCTTttcaacagaaaactgaattgatCAAACTTTGCAAGTctcattttaaaaaggcatttgagcATCGGCCCTTAACCTTTATTAAGGCACAACTGGATTTTGCAGGAATATGTTCAATAAATGAAGAGTATCCTGAAGCAGAGAAGATCTACACCAATCTCCTGAAACTGAAAGATATCCGTCCCGAGAATAGGCAAGCAATATGTTTACAGGCTGGATTATTTCAACTGTATCAGAAAAGAACAGAATCAAAAGCCATCGCCCATTTTCTGGAAGGAATGAAAGTTGATTATAATTCAGTGGAAAGAAAAAAGTGCCGTGAAAATTTGGAGAGGATCGCAACAAGACGACTTCACAGGAACACACGAGATAGTCAGGCTCTGGGTGTTCTTGGCTTCCTGCATCAACTGGATGGGAAGAAACGCAAAGCCATTGAATACTTTGAAAAGGCCTTGGAATTTGATCAAGGCAATGAAGAATATCTCAGTGCTCTTTGTGAATTACGCCTTTCCATCTAG